Proteins found in one Cardiocondyla obscurior isolate alpha-2009 linkage group LG03, Cobs3.1, whole genome shotgun sequence genomic segment:
- the LOC139113780 gene encoding uncharacterized protein, which translates to MVYPDKVESRNLRSIKKSRARKNRKIRELRELVQSFFVQFLFAAAPREVTPEPPKLRSERSWSPPPTVPPNSPINSEDLESEKNTPPRTPSPSRSRLTLSSQPEPELFRPTSPSYTPDVSLNSSGPSPGVAPRACSSPIRSPTLYLGEPEEIDSFAEDKTISWHEPDSPEHSPSPAPSVEFLEEQEEPREVFQMPHVAVNNLLQILTPLHPELPLDCKTILQIPISTCTKRLENGEYCYIGIQSELTNIILSTKCFSTDIIELSFNIDGVWCGVPLFSSNNTQIWPISCLIKNVYCKPYTADKHKLYTIKIHSFICNAPARAYIKCIKSHGEYHACDKCTENGEFHGRVTYPGTNAKLRTDASFLFQKDKEYYIDCSPLLKLKIRIISLFPIDYMHNICLGVTRKMLCLWIEISHNAKIKVKLQSRYIILMSHHLILLKPFVPIEFNIKLWSLLEVKRWKATEFRTFLVYLGPLILKNQLDLALYEHFLLLNCAITIFLSKKNISQIGLDFTQNLLNTFINHSKKVYGKEFIVYNVHALCHLPDKVAKFGPLDSFSAFPFKNYFGKIKTLVKSPQKPLQQICRRLHEISLSNVHINTEISSIYFMQHTNGPLHDNLKICKQYKKLFYKKCKFCISGYSSRIHINYKRKHSNSN; encoded by the exons ATGGTCTATCCGGACAAAG tggaatcaagaaaTCTTCGATCCattaagaaaagccgcgcccgaAAAAATCGCAAGATACGAGAGTTGCGAGAATTGGTTCAAAGCTTCTTTGTCcaattcttattcgcggcagcgccaaGGGAGGTCACGCCGGAACCTCCGAAACTCAGATCAGAGCGGTCATGGTCTCCTCCGCCCACCGTACCTCCCAACTCGCCGATAAATAGTGAAGACCTTGAGTCGGAGAAGAATACTCCGCCGCGAACACCATCACCGTCGCGTTCGAGGTTGACTTTATCGTCCcaacctgagccggagctgttccgccctACTTCTCCATCCTATACTCCAGACGTTTCTTTGAATTCCTCCGGACCTTCTCCTGGAGTTgctcctagagcatgctcctctcccaTCCGGTCACCGACTCTTTATCttggggaacccgaggagaTCGATTCCTTTGCCGAGGACAAAACCATCTCCTGgcatgagcctgacagcccggaacattccccttcccccgccccgagcGTAGAGTTCCTGGAGGAAcaagaggaaccgagagaagtc TTCCAAATGCCTCATGTCGCTGTCAATAATCTTTTACAAATTCTCACGCCACTACATCCTGAATTGCCTTTAGATTgtaaaactatattacaaattcCAATTTCTACATGTACTAAAAGATTAGAAAACGGTGAATATTGCTATATTGGTATACAATCagaattaacaaatattattctttCAACAAAATGCTTTTCAACTGACATAATtgaattaagttttaatattgatgGTGTGTGGTGTGGTGTACCTTTATTTTCTAGTAATAATACTCAAATATGGCCAATTtcctgtttaataaaaaatgtttattgcaAACCGTATACTGCAG ataaacataaattatacacAATTAAAATTCACAGTTTTATATGCAATGCTCCTGCCAGAGCGtacataaaatgtattaaatctCACGGAGAATATCATGCATGTGATAAATGTACGGAAAATGGTGAATTTCATGGTCGAGTAACATATCCAGGAACAAACGCAAAACTTCGAACAGAtgcatcttttctttttcaaaaagataaagaatattatataGATTGTTCACCATTGTTAAAGctaaaaattagaataatttctctttttccaaTTGACTATATGCATAATATATGTTTAGGAGTTACAAGAAAAATGTTATGTTTATGGATAGAAATTAGTCACAATgctaaaattaaagtaaaattgcaaagtcgttatataattttaatgtcgcatcatttaattttgttaaagcCATTTGTACCTATAGaatttaacataaaacttTGGAGTTTACTTGAAGTAAAACGCTGGAAAGCTACTGAGTTTAGAACATTTCTGGTGTACTTAGGTCcacttattttaaaaaatcaacttGATTTAGCTTTGTatgaacattttttattactgaaTTGTGcaataactatttttttatctaaaaaaaatatttcacaaatTGGCCTGGATTTTAcacaaaatttgttaaataccTTTATAAATCATAGTAAAAAAGTGTACGGAAAAGAGTTTATCGTATACAATGTACATGCACTTTGTCACTTACCAGATAAAGTTGCGAAATTTGGACCTTTAGATTCTTTTTCCGCATTtccgtttaaaaattattttggtaaaattaaaactttagtTAAATCGCCACAAAAACCACTTCAACAAATTTGTCGTCGATTACATGAAATTTCACTTtcaaatgtacatataaatacagaaatttcttcaatatattttatgcaacaCACAAATGGTCCTTTGCatgataatttgaaaatatgtaaacaatataaaaagttattttataaaaaatgtaaattttgcaTAAGTGGCTATTCTTCGCGGattcatataaattacaaaagaaaacaCAGTAACTCAAATTAA